A genomic region of Herbaspirillum sp. DW155 contains the following coding sequences:
- a CDS encoding LysR family transcriptional regulator: MQSTALRYFYQVGRTGSLTAAAERLHVAVSAVSRQIAKMEEETGVPLFERRARGMVLTPAGEVLMAFARRNLLEVEQVMAEVKGLHAVGQSVVTLACSEGFAWDLLPNVMAQFREQYPGMQFKLNVVGAARASQMVIDGEADISVTYSLGPVEGLNIAYRESGPIFALMRRDHPLAARKLLALNDLSPYPLALPEQGSTVRQLFDIACGMRGLLFAPVFTSHSLGAVYRFTARSPDTVALGGFLTVQERAEEDGMALVPMAESELHQRTLQVQTMAGRKLPPAVAAFIDSLVAAIRQIRNRHGLGAVHT; this comes from the coding sequence ATGCAAAGTACCGCTTTACGCTATTTCTATCAGGTCGGTCGCACCGGCTCCCTGACCGCTGCGGCCGAGCGGCTGCACGTGGCGGTCTCGGCGGTGAGCCGCCAGATCGCCAAGATGGAAGAAGAAACCGGCGTGCCGCTGTTCGAGCGCCGTGCGCGCGGCATGGTGCTCACGCCGGCCGGCGAGGTGCTGATGGCCTTTGCGCGCCGCAACCTGCTGGAGGTCGAACAGGTCATGGCCGAGGTCAAGGGCTTGCATGCGGTGGGCCAGAGCGTGGTCACGCTGGCCTGTTCGGAAGGCTTTGCCTGGGACCTGCTGCCCAACGTGATGGCGCAATTCCGCGAGCAATATCCGGGGATGCAATTCAAGCTCAATGTGGTGGGCGCAGCCAGGGCGTCGCAGATGGTCATCGATGGCGAGGCCGACATCTCCGTCACGTACAGCCTGGGGCCGGTCGAAGGTCTCAACATCGCCTACCGCGAATCGGGACCGATCTTCGCATTGATGCGGCGCGACCATCCGCTGGCCGCGCGCAAGCTCCTGGCGCTGAACGATCTTTCACCCTACCCGCTGGCCCTGCCCGAGCAGGGCTCCACGGTGCGCCAGCTGTTTGACATCGCCTGCGGCATGCGCGGCCTGCTGTTCGCGCCGGTCTTCACCAGTCATTCGCTGGGGGCCGTGTATCGTTTCACGGCCCGCTCCCCCGACACGGTGGCGCTGGGCGGCTTCCTCACCGTGCAAGAACGCGCCGAGGAAGATGGCATGGCGCTGGTACCCATGGCCGAGAGTGAACTGCACCAGCGCACCCTGCAGGTCCAGACCATGGCCGGCCGCAAGCTGCCGCCGGCGGTGGCGGCGTTCATCGATTCTCTGGTGGCGGCCATCCGCCAGATTCGCAACCGGCATGGGCTAGGGGCGGTTCACACGTAA